The following is a genomic window from Sciurus carolinensis chromosome 3, mSciCar1.2, whole genome shotgun sequence.
AGAGTGGTGCCCCTAGGTAGCCTCAGAAAGGCCAAAAAGACCAAGTGATTAGTCAAACACAGTGGTgaacacctacaatcccagcaacttgggaggctgatgcaggaagatcaTTTACggaagggcagcctcagcaatttagcaagaccctaagcaacttaataagaccctgtctcaaaatgaaaaataaaaagggcggctggaattgtggctcagtggtaaagcgcttgcctagcatgtgtgaggcactgggttcaatcctcagcaccacatataaataaatgaataaaataaaggtccatcaacatctaaaaaaaattaagaaaataaaaaacccccaaacaaacgcacaaacaaaaacccaaacctaCTTATCAAGTGATTTAGAGGGTTCTTTCAGTTCCCTATCAACCTCCCAGGAAGGGGACATGGAGAGGATATTAAACTCTACAAagatttctgattaaaaaaaaaaaaaaatgaagattcctGACAAGCTACTGGGTTGGTGAACACATccatgggctgggggtgtgtgggagggagagagggagggagggatcatCCCACAATTCCACTGAGGCTGTTCTGAAGCTCAGGACTTTCAGAGCTCACCTTATATATCtctttttttggaactgggggttgaacccaaggctttgcaaATGTGAGACAtttactttgccactgagctacatcccagccctcacCCTTCGTTTGGCTGTTCATCTGTGCCTTTTATAATATCATTTATAATGAACAGGTAAGTGTAAAAAAAGtatttccagggctggggctgtagctcagtggcagagggcttgcctcaagggtgaggcactgggttcagtcctcagcaccacataaaaataaatacataaaaagacattgtgtctatttacaacttaaaaaaaaaaaaaaaatatatatatatatatttacacacacacacacatatatatatatatatatatatatatatatatgaaaaaaaagtatttccctGAGTACTGTGATCTAGGCTAGGAAATGATCAAACCGAAGGAGCAGGTTTTGGGACCCATGATTTTATAGCCCACAGGAAAAAGTGTGGAAAGCCTATATTTGTAACTGGCATCTGAAGTGGGGGTGCAGACCTGTGGGAGCGATGCTAACTCCAGGTAGACAGTATCAGAAATGAACTGACACAGTTGGAGTTGGAGATTTGGTCAGTGTATGGAAAAAAGCACACATATCTGGTGTGAGAATCGTTCCGAGTAAAGGAACAGATGAGTTTACATCAGAAATGGAGACAGGTCAGCTTTCCCAACTTTACCCAGGTAGCAATGATAGACTAGTAATTGACTGTTACAGAGATCAGGCGAGCAGAGAAATGGAGCATGAACATATTTTAAGCATCTCAGAACACACTATATATTAACACTGCAACAGGTTTTTAAATCATTTCCCCGATGACAAAGGTAACTTACacatcaaattaaattaaaatgactcACTAATGGATTAAGTTGAAGCCTAAATTTCTTGTAATCCATGTTTTTGGGTAATCACTGTTGACAGTTTGATACAATAAGAATTCTGAGAACAATGAACCTGTCACCTTTGTCCTCTTTGCTGCCATATATACTTGACAATATACTTACTTGTTAGTTTGTAAAATTGGAAAGACTGTATTTCCTGCACCACAACCAACCTGTAGACAGAAAGAAGCTATTAGTCTCAGAAGGTATTATTAATATTCACTAAACCATTAACTCCCTAAAGTTAAATAATCAACAATCAACAATAAATAACCTTGCTAAGTGTATAAGGGAAGGTATAGTGACCACAGCTAAACAGTACCCATTACATTATTTGATCTTGATCGCCTTAAAGAGGTGGCCATAAAAGACAGGAGCTTTCATTAGCAGAAGGGAGCTGAGCTAGAATATAGGTATGggttacctttattttttaacaatactAACTGTTATTGTAACTCAGAGTTTCAtgtgtgttaggcaagtgttctaccaatgAGATATATCCCCCTTACTTTAAGAAAGTAATTTTagacatgatcttgctaagttgccctagAAGGCCtttaacttttgatcctcctaccttaggcgcctcagtagctgggattataggcataccctgctaatctttacttttttttttttttggtacaggaattgaactcaggggcactcaaccactgagtcacattcccagtcctattttgtattttctttagacaggctctcactgagttgcttagtgcctcatttttgctgaggctggctttgaactcccaaacctcctgcctcagcttcctgagctgctgggattatggggtgtgtgccatggtgcccagcttaCTTTTTAAGTTCTAGCAAATGTCccatagataaaatattttcctactgAGTTCCACTATACCAGTACTGGAAAAACAGACTtgagtgaaaactacaaaaagagGACCTTGTTCACCTTGTCCTAAATATATAGCACTGTGTgtggtaataaaaacagcaaacatttactgagggcTTATTACATGCCAAACACTGTTCCAAGTCATTTTACATAGATTATCTCAATCTTCCTAAGAGGCTACAAGTCCCACTACCCTATAACATGAAGGTACTTGTCCAAAATACCTCCAGAGAAGGACCAGGGGTCTAGTTTAGTGTTAAAGAGCTTGCTTAACAGGTGCTATGCCTTGGGCCCAATCCccgcaccacacacacacacacacacacacacacacacacacacacacacaaagtcacatCACAGGACTCTATTCCAAGGCGAACCAGCTTTCAGTGGATTGTGTATTTTCCCATTGTGAAATTCTATAATACCATCTAGACATTTTCCCAGTTCAAAAAATAGAGGCAATTCCAGGCCATTAAAAAGGATTTAGTCAACTTCATTAGATAGAAGTCATTTTTGTGGTAAGACTTTCTATTTTACTTCGTGTACACAATGTGACAGCTTCACTAACTCCATTAACAGGAACCTAAAAGGAAGTCACCTCAAGTATTCGGTAGGTGGCTGAGGATCCAGGAAACTCATCAGCACAAATTTCCAGGTGATTCAGTTTCTGTGTTACCATCTCCTCCACAGAAAACATCTGTGCTTTACTTTCAAGGGTGGTGGAAGGACACTTGTGTTGTTCTTCCACTGTTAAGCCATGTCCATCTTCACTGCTTCTACATTCATggatttcattccttttgttcCCCAAGAGCAAATCCTTCAAATGATTTTGATTTTGGCAAGGTGCCAGTTCGGGGAATTCAGTAAAAAGCCAGTGTCTATCCTTGAAGAATCCATTTTCATGAATTCTGTAGAAGTCATTCCAGTATTTATGGGCATTAACCTCATAATCAACTGTAAATTTAAGAAGGAATTTTAAGAGTCAggtctcaaatattttatttttatctaatgtCAATTATCCTGCTtcactaatttcattttatactaaAAGTAACCACATGTTCAGCCATAGTCACAGAGCTAAAGGCACTTGAGGTAATTCAGTTCTGCTATTACTATACCTGAATCCCCCCAATTTGTCATTCCCAGGGAGTCTAATTTCTGTTGGAACCATCAGACAGGGAACTTCCTATCATTCTCCTTTCATATCTCTGGATGGCTACTGAGtgtcagaaaattttaaaattaagcaaattcCTGGCATTATACACATACAGACAAAAATTTGTCCAATCACTTCCAGTAAAAAGGTACTATTATTTCTTGTGACCAAAataacaattcttttttatttgaggGCAGTTGCTTTCCCctctaaatcttttcttttacaaGTTAAATGTCCCAGGATCTTGGGTTGTTCAAGTAAATCCAATTGTTATCATTCAATCAGATCTTCATTAAGTATGTCACTCTCTCTGTGGTTCTTTAGAGTGTAGCATTCAGACATAAATTCACTactactaataaataaaaatgaaacaaggcTAAAAGTAGACGATGTAAAAATGTCTTTAGGTGAGGAGGGTTTTaaggaatcaaagaaagaaatgtggacagaagctgggcatggtggttcatgcctataatcccagttattcaggaggctaaagaaggagaattgtgagtttgaggccattGTGGGTTGcaggacaaaaaagaaagaaagggaaaaaaaaaaaaaaaaaaaaagaggccatTGTGGGTTGcaggacaaaaaagaaagaaagaggggaaaaaaaaaaaaaaaaagtggattgaacccagggcctttcgcATTCTGGGCAAGTGCGCTACCACTTCACtacaagaaaacaattaaaaacagtTAAGAGATTAAGGCAGTCTCAGATTTATTTGTTCACTGCTCTTTGCCAGTAAAAGGTCCTGACTTGTGTAGAAGAGAGGGGGGGGGGAAAGTAAGAAATTGGATTTTAGTTCCCTCACTTTATTACTGACTCCTTACTTCTGGGCAAAACAACTGTCCTATAGTCCAAGTTTCTTTATTCCCccttctttttgagacagggtctccctgttTCCTGGGTTGGCCttggaactcctgggctcaagtgatcctcctgcctgagcctcctaagGCCCTGGGATATTAGGTGCACACTGCTGCGCTCAGCTAAAGTTTCTGTAATTGTACAAAGATGATACTGGAATGTACTACATGATTTTCAAAATCCCTTTAACTGTACCTTGTTTTATCTAGTCTATCAAACTGTGCTGGGTGAACATTTTGTAactggaatatttttattattgtatagaACTATTTTAGAGGGTATTACTCTTAAACTTCTAGTTGTACCATCAATTGTCTCTTAGGACATAGGACCAACTAGTCTTTAATTTTAGTCTCTAGGGATATTTTGCAGCGAAATTATCCTGCTCTTCAAGGAGGGGCCTCTTTTTTCTTGGCCAGACTATTCTGCTTCATGCATCTTTCCTTGAGAGAAGCTCTAAGTCCTCAAACCTATGCCACAAGGAAAAGACATATAAATACTGGCCGTTAACCTTTCCCAACAATATTTAGAATCTATTCACTTGAATCGAGCTTCAATGGCAACTCTCAAGGAAGATGTAAATCATGTAGAAAGTACATCCTCTAAGATAACATAGCCACACGGTTTCCAAAGGCTAACCACATCAATATGGGACTAGTCAGCAAGATTAAAACCTCAATTACTAGAATAAGTTATCCTCCCCCAAGTAAAAACcctaaaattaaaacacactCTATGCCCCCAACAAggcctggtaaaaaaaaaaaaaagcgcccttttcccttcttgttcttcccctccccctcccgtTCTATTCCCGAGTTCTGCACCAGGCCAGTAACAAAGGATCTTGGCAGCTGCGGTCCGCGGGCCGCTCCGCGAGGCACGTTCTGTAGTACGCTAGTTGTGGGCACCACAGCACTGGCGGCCCACCGGGCGCACCTTGTTTCTCTTGGCACACCCGCTGAGCGCTGTTCTCCTGCACTTTCCTCTCTGCCGCCGCGGCCTGCTCTTCCGACCACTCCACATCGTCCCTGGGAAAACCAAACAGGCAGCTTAGGGGGCTCACGTCTCAGCCGCCGGCAGGGTCAGTCGCCGGCCGGGAAGCGCGTCTTCCCTGGTAGGAGCGCGCCTCGGGCAGGGCAGCAGTACCAGTGGCCGGTGGTCAGGGGCTTCTCCAAGCGCTCCGAGCGGCGGGACGGGGGCAAGCCGCAGGTCGGACGAGGGGCAGGGCAGTTACCAGGCATTGTGGTGGAAGACGCGCGCTGGGTCGCTCAAGAACCGGCTCCCGAACTGCTGCCTCTTCCCGCCGCAGGCGGCGGACACACCCTCAGGGAACGAGTCAGCCATGGTGCCGGAGCCGGAAATGCCCTCTTTCCGCCGCGCGAGTTCCCCCCGCGGGCCACGCCCCTTCCTGGGCGGGAAGCCGGGGGGCGAGGCGGCCAGCGGGTAGCGGAAAGGCCGGGCGGAGCGGTGCGAGCTCTAGGTGTTGCTTCCCGGACATGTGTCTTCCCGGGAGGTCGTTGGTGGGCGTGCAGGGTGGGAAGAGAGCGGGAGGCGTCCCTCTTGAGCCCCAGTTCAGTGGTGGAATCCTGACAGGCTTCCCAGTTTCCCTGAAGTTGTAAGGAAAAATCTTAAGGAGATGAAGGTCCTTAGACCCAGGTGGAGTCGATGCCCAGAGAACTGAAGGTAGCAAGCCGCGGAGTAACTGAAATCGCAGGCGAGCACCACTTCCGCGACCCGCAccgtcaatttttttttttaaatcatccatAGCCCGGCTTAATTAACAATCAAGATTGtactggggttcaatccccagtactggcgGGGATGGGAACTGTAATACATACATACCAATACTTAGTAGTAGTAATACATTTTCAGCTTTACATTTCTAGTTCCAGAACTACTACGAATTGATTCTCAGGGGTCTAGAAATACTCTGTTAATATAAAATAAGGCCGGGTATGGCGACAGCATGCCCGTGATCCCATTTATtccggagtctgaggcaggaggatctcaagttggaggccagcctgggcaattgaatgagatcctgtttcaaaaagagctggggatgtaggtcagcgtgcaaggacctgggttccatccccagtaccgaatttatctatcaatcatctatgtGGTTGAAAATACTTTCAAGAGAAGTGTGATGGTTACTACCTAGGAAAGGGTTATTTAATTAGTGCAGTGCTAGACATAGTACATTGGTATTTCATTGCAGATTCTTTCTGTAGGTAAAACTAAGGAGAGCAATGAGAGGGTACTTTTCCCACTAAAGAAGcagaaacaaacccaaagccctctctaataatgaagaaaaagacatgggttgattaaaaaaaaaaaaaagtcaagatcaTATACTTTGTTTGAAGACAAAGTACTTTTGTCAATTTCATGGACTTTTGAAGCATCTTGAACAGAAGCTCCATTCCAAAATacaaggatttctttcttttctcaaggCCAGCTGTTTGCAGATAAGGTgcttgaattaaatttatttttgacatcttGTTCTTTTATCTAAGGACTATTTCTCTCCCCTCACTAAAAGCTGTTAGTGTTTCCATTATAGTTTCActgcacattttttcttttttctttttttctttttggtaccaggaattgaacccagtggggtttaccactgagccacatccccagatattccccctttttattttaaattttgctaagttgcttaaagccttgctaagactttgctttgaacttgtgatactcctgcctcagctcctgagttgctgagattacaagcgcactccaccatgcctggcttccaccacatgttttctttcttttatcttctttttttttttattttaaaagaccattTTAATTTCACAGTCAAATgtgagaccatttatattcaaaaaaGTGTCTAATTTTACCATtgaataaagacattttatatttatttttctattttaagtgaaCTCGTTAGGAGCCTAAAATCTTGTAGTCCAGCAAGTTGAGGACCTGATCAGGTCAATCTATTGGTTTAAAATTACACCACTTAAAACTATTCAAGTTAACTAGGAGAGAGACACAGTCACGTTGGCAGAATCATGGCTCTACGGGCAGATCCATCATGGGATGGATCCACTGCATATTTTCTTGCAGAGAgctccttttctgtctttgctGGAAGTTACTCTACTAGTTTCAATAATTAGAGCCATTTAAAGTGTCCAACAGTTTGGGTCTTATTGATGAGCCATTTTAAAGTATTCTATACTTGATTTTATAGATTTATCTTTGGCTTGTACAACTgaattttttccatcttttgaaGAATCTGAAATAATTGAAGAAGTTTGGAATACACCCTGGGAGTTTTATCATACTATATTGAGAACTCTTTCAGAGGAGCTAAGGGTCCCTCTGGTGGTGAGTGATGAAAACTCTTCTAGCTCAGCAGGTAATAAGGGTTCAAAGCTTGTGAAGGTTAAGAACTCTTACTCTGGATTTTTGCCTTGTGTGTTAACCCAGGACAAGGgtaataattgtttcatgattttctttcagTTATAGTCAGTGAGAATTTTGGGCTGTTTAAGCATAAACTCTGGAACAGAATGACTGAGGAAGGATCCTGGTGTCCTAATTTGCTCTATTTAAGGTTGCACGGAGCCATGTCATTCTTCTAGCAACCCTAGATAATTGTAAAACCTggtttaataaatttattttcttgtagcactgaggattaaaccctGGGTGTGCTGTAGCACTTGATACGCATCCCTAGCTcttgatgttttcttattttaagatctTGCTAAACTTcctaggctagccttgaacttgtgatcctcctgccttaagcTCCCAAATTGCTGttattacaggcatgctccaccatgctcagcttatttttttaaatatttttttagatgtcgatagacctttattttattcacttatttatatgcgatgctgagaatcaaacccagtgcctcacacatgctaggtaagcactccaccactgagccacaactccagccccttattcattatttttcaagaTGGGTTTTTTCAAGATGGGATATCcaaggctatccttgaacttgctttttttgtttgtttgttttggtactggggattgaacccaggggcacttaaccactgatccacattcctagccctttttaatattttattagagacaggatcttgctgagttgcttagggccttgctaagctgctgaggctggtgttgaacctgtgatcctcctgtctcagcctcctgagcctctgggattactaGCCTTGAACTTCTtggctcaagcaatcctcttgcctcagcctcctgactagcTGGGACTCTAGGTTTGTGCTGCCATGTCTGGCTTGCAAATATATTTAGACTTTTGAATATTTGGGGGAACacacattttaatgttattttaataatgtcaTAATAGTTTTTGGGGATCTTCACTATCATCACTGCTTTTTcctggaattttataattttacattataaTCCACTGTCCTCATCAGTATTGAACATGTCTTTCCCTTTTTCTGGATCATGTTTTTCTAGAATAATGATGTCAAAAGTTTTAGTTctacctgggcatggtggctcatactTGTAATACCAGTTACTTACCAGATTGAGGCAGAatgattgcaaatttgaggacaactgggcaatttagtgagaccttgttttaaaataaaataaaaagggttggggatattgctcagtggtagagtgcttgcctagtatgcgtgaagccctgtgttcaatctctagtaacacgcacacgcacacacacacaaagaaactaaaatggctgggggtatagctcagtgttagagcacccttgggttcaatccccggtaccaaaaaaaaaaaaaaaagaaaaaaagaaaagtgcattTGTCCCAGGCTGGTGTTTAGTTTCCTGGTCTTGCATCTTTTGCACTAAATATGAACCTGGCTACTGTTCAAGAAACCtacaggggctgggactgtagctcagtggtagagtgcttgcctagcatgtgtgaggcactcggtttgattctcagcactgcatgtaaataaataaaggtttatggacactaaaaattaaaaaaagaaacctacaaATAGGAATTAACTTGCAAAATGATTCATGACTGACCATGCTCTACATAAACTTAAAGCAAACTGTAATATTCAGAGGATTAATTTTAGctccctttttccattttttattcccAAACTGAGGATATATAAAGTCCTCTGTGACCTTTTAATTTCTACCTTTTATTAAATTGGTTGTATggggctgggaaggtagctcagtggtagagaacttgcctaacaTACCTAAAGCTCTGGGTTATATTTCAACACTGGGGGAACATTTGTACTATATGATGATTGGAGTGGATTAGCTACACACCTGCAAATCAGTAAATTGGTCTCTTGGATAATTCTTACAAATAGTATATCTCTTCCCTTACATTTTTAGATCAGAATTAGCACTAAAAACAACACTTTTGCTATCTTTACAGTAGATTAAAAGGTTAATATAAACTGGtgtggtgactcacacctgtaatccctgtaatttgggagactgaggcagaaggatcacaagtttgagaccagcctcagcaacttagcaaggccctaaggaacttagaccctgttttaaaataaaaagggttggggatatagctcaatggtgaagcacctctgggttcaattccagctaccaaaaagaaaaaaaaaagttaatatagaTTAATGTTGGTACAATCCAAAAGTTGTCTAAGATCAGCCCTCAAGAACCATAGAAAAATGCCCTAAGAACTATGAGagtggagctgggcatggtggcacatacctgccagtagcttgggagattgaggcaggaatattgcaaGTTTAAAGGCAGCcttatcaacttagcaagacactgtcttgaaaggaaaaaaaaactgattggggatgtggcttagtgattgagtgcccgtggttcaatccctggtattggAGGGGAGTCTGGGGAACTACAAGAATGGAAGTAGGAAGACTAAAAATGCAACAGATGAGATAATACACACTTAAACATTATTAAaacagtaaattttttaaaaatatttttttagttgtcaacagacatttatttatttatttatttttatgtggtgctgagagtcaaacccagggcctcacgcatgccaggcaagggctctaccactgagccacagcctcagtccccaaaacagtaaattttatgtaatgcacattttaccacaataaaattaCAATCTTCCAATAACTTGTACTATagttatatatttgtttcttcattaGATATGTGTTCTTCATTAGCATAGGCAATGGATGAGATCAGCAATGGGTAGGAGCAAGCCAAGTGACaggtgtgcaggtgtgtggctAAGAAGACTTAGGAACATCCAAATCTAATCACCATtcctctgggggtgggggtggtgataTCATTTCCTGGAATGGAAGGGTTATTATCATGTGCTACCTCTAATCACTTCCACATACATTTGAAAACCTCCTCCCATTTATAGTCACTCAGATgcttacctgttttttttttttttgtttttttttcctttcctgctgaGGCCCTGGCTGGTTTAAGCCAGGTGGGGGCAGCAGAGTGTAGGTGGAGCTAACAGTGTGGCATCTACTTATAAAAGATTTAAGGAAAGGGAAACCATTTTATGACTTAAGTTTTTTACTGGTCAGAATCCAAAAGATGGCAAAATTTCCAGCTACTAAGAATGTGCTAGACAAAAGCAAGAAACCATAATTTTGACAACTATGAAAAAGTAGTTTTTGATGAGCTGtttagaaaatgtagaaatttcATTGTTGAAACCCTTTGAAACCTTtccgttttctttttcttcctgtctccGTGTCACCTTCATTGGCATTCGATGGGGAAGAGAATCCAGAGTTATGTGAGGAACTTTTATTGGTGTAGGCATCATATAACCGTAAGTCCTTAGGAGAAAGTAATTCTTGGCAAACATTCCAGGACCATGTGTAAGTAGAAAAGGTGTCGTAAAAGGACTCATTTTTAGTGTCTATTCCAATCAAATCCCCTCGAATCTTCTGCCAGAGATTTAGCATTTCTTTCCGATGTGCAAGGGCAACTCCTAAATTATAGTTATCTGTAGCTCTCTTTACCTGCAATGAGAGAGTAGTTTACTGTAGTTACTGCCAAATATCTTTGACTTGTGGATCACAATTATAGTAGCCCAAGAGTTTTATGTATGGAGAATCATTGAATCTGTACGTTAGGTAGTGCCTCTTAAGGACATGTGAGCTAAGTGTTGCTGGACAATCAAAATGTTTTGCTTAGGAAAAATGAgataagaaattttataaaaatacaatggACTAAAATAGGGAAAAGTATGGGATGGAGGTAGGACATATAATTGGTACTTGATTCAGCCTAGGACAGGAGAACCATCTGGGAATGAGTTGAGCTTATAAGTCTTTAAGGATTTGGTAATATTGAGGGAGGGAGTGAGTGGTGATGGGAAGCTGTTTCCAGGGAGGAGACAGCATAAACAAAGGCTGAAATACAGCCGGCATCCTGGAATTGATCAGGGAACTCAGGCACTTTGGTATTGCTGGAGTGTCACATTGAAAGTGGGAGggaaagctgggcatggtggtgcatgcctgtcatcccagtgactccagaagtgaggcagaaggagtgcaagttggaggccagccttggcaacttagcaagaccctgtctcaataaaaaataaaaaggctggggatgtggctcagtggtagaatgcccctgggtttaa
Proteins encoded in this region:
- the Mettl2a gene encoding tRNA N(3)-methylcytidine methyltransferase METTL2A isoform X1 is translated as MADSFPEGVSAACGGKRQQFGSRFLSDPARVFHHNAWDDVEWSEEQAAAAERKVQENSAQRVCQEKQVDYEVNAHKYWNDFYRIHENGFFKDRHWLFTEFPELAPCQNQNHLKDLLLGNKRNEIHECRSSEDGHGLTVEEQHKCPSTTLESKAQMFSVEEMVTQKLNHLEICADEFPGSSATYRILEVGCGAGNTVFPILQTNNDPGLFVYCCDFSSTAVELVQTNAEYDPSRCFAFVHDLCDEDQNYPLPRDSVDVIILIFVLSAVLPDKMQKAINRLSRLLKPGGMMLLRDYGRYDMAQLRFKKGQCLSENFYVRGDGTRVYFFTQDELDKLFTTAGLEKVQNLVDRRLQVNRGKQLTMYRVWIQCKYRKPLLSTTS
- the Mettl2a gene encoding tRNA N(3)-methylcytidine methyltransferase METTL2A isoform X3 gives rise to the protein MADSFPEGVSAACGGKRQQFGSRFLSDPARVFHHNAWDDVEWSEEQAAAAERKVQENSAQRVCQEKQVDYEVNAHKYWNDFYRIHENGFFKDRHWLFTEFPELAPCQNQNHLKDLLLGNKRNEIHECRSSEDGHGLTVEEQHKCPSTTLESKAQMFSVEEMVTQKLNHLEICADEFPGSSATYRILEVGCGAGNTVFPILQTNNDPGLFVYCCDFSSTAVELVQTNAEYDPSRCFAFVHDLCDEDQNYPLPRDSVDVIILIFVLSAVLPDKMQKAINRLSRLLKPGGMMLLRDYGRYDMAQLRFKKDELDKLFTTAGLEKVQNLVDRRLQVNRGKQLTMYRVWIQCKYRKPLLSTTS
- the Mettl2a gene encoding tRNA N(3)-methylcytidine methyltransferase METTL2A isoform X2, whose protein sequence is MPGNCPAPRPTCGLPPSRRSERLEKPLTTGHWDDVEWSEEQAAAAERKVQENSAQRVCQEKQVDYEVNAHKYWNDFYRIHENGFFKDRHWLFTEFPELAPCQNQNHLKDLLLGNKRNEIHECRSSEDGHGLTVEEQHKCPSTTLESKAQMFSVEEMVTQKLNHLEICADEFPGSSATYRILEVGCGAGNTVFPILQTNNDPGLFVYCCDFSSTAVELVQTNAEYDPSRCFAFVHDLCDEDQNYPLPRDSVDVIILIFVLSAVLPDKMQKAINRLSRLLKPGGMMLLRDYGRYDMAQLRFKKGQCLSENFYVRGDGTRVYFFTQDELDKLFTTAGLEKVQNLVDRRLQVNRGKQLTMYRVWIQCKYRKPLLSTTS